ACGCCGCAGCACGCTCAGGTTCGCGGTGACGAGCATCCAGGTGAAGACCACGCCGAGCTTGGCCAGCGCGAACAGGTTCACCCGTCCGGTGGGCCGCGGTGCGAGACCCGGGAACGCGAACTGCACCCCGGCTGCCACCAGCACCCCGGCGGCCAGGGTCCCCGGGCTCAGGTCCGCCCAGAGCGCGCCCCACATGAGCGCGAGCCCGGCGGTGCGCACCACCGCGCCGGCGAGGTCGCCGCGCGGCGGCAGCCGCAGACGCAGGCGTGCGCTCATCGGGCGCGCTCCGAGGCGGTCGTGACCGCATCCACGTAGATGGCCGGGTCCAGGAGCTCGGTCGCGGCCTCGGCGCTGTAGCGGTGGATTGCCTCGGCGTTGGCGGCGATGCCGATCGACAGGGCGACGAGCAGGCTCGTGGCGAGCAGCATCGGCTTGGGCACCGCCGCCCCCCGCGTCGGCGGGGCGACCACGGTTGCGAGACCCCCGGCGGCCACGGGGTGCGCGCCCGGCGTCGCGTCGTCCCCGGGCGGTGGCTCGTCCCCGGGCGGTGGCTCGTCCTCCGGGCTCTGCCCCCAGAAGGCGCCCGCCCAGATCTTGGTCATGGAGTACAGCGTCAGCACGGACACGACCAGGGCCGCGGTCACCACGGCGTAGTGGCCGCCCGCCAACGCGGCCGTGACCAGGGCCACCTTCGCGACGAATCCGGAGAAGGGCGGGATGCCGGCGAGTGCGAGCGCGGCCACACCGAACAGGACGGCGAGCAGGGGCGCGTGGCGGCCCACCCCGCCGAGGTCGTCGAGCCGGCTCGTCCCCCACCGGTGCTCGACCGCCCCGCCGACGCAGAACAGCGCGGTCTTGACGACGATGTGGTGGACGACGTAGAGGATCGCCCCGGCCAGGCCGGCAAGGGAGAACAAGGCGAGTCCCAGGATCATGTAGCCGATCTGGCTGACGATGTGGAAGCTCAGGATGCGCTTGATGTCGGTCTGCGCCACCGCGCCGAGCACGCCGACCACCATGGTGGCCCCCGCCACCGCGAGCAGCAGGGTGCTGGCGCCGCCGTCGGCCGGGGCGAACAGCAGGGTCTGGGTGCGGATGATCGCGTAGACCCCGACCTTGGTCAGCAAGCCGGCGAAGACCGCGGTGATGGGGCTCGGGGCCGTCGGGTAGGCGTCGGGCAGCCAGAAGAACAGCGGGAAGAGCCCCGCCTTGATGCCGAACGTGACGAGGAACAGCACGCCGATGGCGTCGCGCAGCCCCGGCGGCAGGTCGGCCACCTTGACCGCCAGGTCGGCCATGGACACCGAACCGGTCGAGGCGTACAGGAGGGCGACGCCGACCACGAACAGCGTCGAGGCGACCAGGTTGATGACCACGTAGGTCATGCCCGCCCGGATCTGGGGCTTGGTGGCCCCCAGGGTCAGCAGCACGTAGCTGGCGATCAGCATGACCTCGAACGCCACGAACAGGTTGAACAGGTCCCCGGTGACGAAGGCCGCCGACACCCCGGCGCCCAGGACCAGATAGATGGGATGGAAGAACAGGCGCTCGGTGCGTTCCTCCAGGAGGCCGATGGAGTACAGCAGGACGATGGCGACCATCACGGCGCCGACCGCCACCATCACCGCCGACAGGCGGTCCACCACGAACGAGATCCCGTACGGCGCCGGCCAGCCGCCGGCCTGCACGACGACGGTGCCGTGGACGGCCACGTGCCGTAGGAGGGCGATGCCGCTGATCGCGGCGGCGGCGGCCGTCGTGAGCGAGATCGCGCGCTGGACCCGCACGTGGCCGTGGGTGAGCACCGCGACGGCCGCTCCCGCCAACGGCAGGAGCACGGCGGCCATCACGAGGATGCCGGCGGGCTGCGCCGGGACGCGCACGGCGTCGACCGCCACGGCGAGCATGGGGCTCATCGCACGGCCTCGTCGCCGGCGGCGCCACGCCGGACCGGCTGCTCGGCCTCGGGCAGCCGGGCCACGCGCCGGTCCTCCAGGTCGTCCTCGACCTCGTCGGTGCCCGTGGTCGCGAAGCTGCGCCAGGCCAGGGTGAGCAGGAAGGCGCTCACGCCGAAGGCGATCACGATGGCCGTCAGGGCCAGCGCCTGCGGCAGCGGGTCGGCGTAGCGCGACAGGTCGCCGGGGTCCGTGTCGACGATCGGTGGGCGCCCGGCCGGCCCCCCGACGACCAGCAGGAGCAGGTTCGTGCCATGCCCGACGAGCCCGAGCCCGATGACGATGCGCGTCAGCGCCCGCTGCAGCAGCAGGTAGGTCCCGAGCGCGAACAGGATCCCCACGGCGACCACGAGAACACCGGTCATCGTCGATCCTCCCCGCCGTCGCCGCCCGGAAGGTCGGGGGACGTGCCGGGCCGCGCCCGGCCCATGGCGATGTCCTCGGCCTCCGCCACCGGCCCGGCGCCGGGGTCGACCGCCCCCAGGGTGTCGAGGGTCTTGGCCACCAGGCCGATGACGATCAGCAGCACCCCGGTGTCGAACACCAGGGGCGTCACGAGCTTGACCTCGCCGAACAGCGGGAGGTGGACCGTCAGCACGGCGGACTCCAGGACGCTGCCGCCGAGGAGCAGGGGCACCACGGCCGCCGCCTGCACGACGAGCATGCCGACGCCGAGGAAGGTCACCGGCCGCAGGGGCAGGACCTGGCGCAGGCCCCGCGAGCCGCCGCCGGCGTAGGCCAGCACGAGCGCGGCGGAGATCGTGAGCCCGCCGACGAATCCGCCGCCGGGACGGTTGTGCCCGGCGGCCAGCAGCCAGACGGCGAAGACCACCGCCGCCTGGAACACCGCACGTGTGGACACGTCCAGGATCAGCGACGGCTCGGCCCGGCCGGCCGCCCGGTCGAAGGCGCTCTCGGGGGTCGTCATGACCGCTCCGCCCCGACGGGGGCGTCGACCGGGCCGTCGCCGCTGCGCTCCTGCCCGGGCCGGCCGTGGCGGACCGCGCCCACGAGCGCCGCGATGCCGAGCCCGGCGACCGCGAGGACGGTGACCTCCCCGAGGGTGTCGAGGCCCCGGAAGTCCACGAGGATCACGTTCACGACGTTGTGGCCCCCGGCCTCGGGGACGCTGCGCGTCAGGTACTCGCCGGAGACCCCCTCGACCCGCCGTGCCGCCGCCGCGGCCAGGGCGAACACCGCCACGAACGCCCCGACGGCCACCGACAGCCCGACCCGCAGGCCCTGGCCGAGCGTCCAGCGGTGCGGGGCGAAGCGCTCGGGCAGGTGCTTCAGCACGAGCACGAACACCAGCAGCCCGAGGGTCTCGATCAGCAGCTGGGTGAAGGCGAGGTCGGGTGCGCCGTGCAGCGCGAACAGCGCCACCACGGCGTAGCCCACCGCGCCGAGGGCCAGCACCGCCGCGAACCGC
The genomic region above belongs to Egibacteraceae bacterium and contains:
- a CDS encoding Na+/H+ antiporter subunit D gives rise to the protein MSPMLAVAVDAVRVPAQPAGILVMAAVLLPLAGAAVAVLTHGHVRVQRAISLTTAAAAAISGIALLRHVAVHGTVVVQAGGWPAPYGISFVVDRLSAVMVAVGAVMVAIVLLYSIGLLEERTERLFFHPIYLVLGAGVSAAFVTGDLFNLFVAFEVMLIASYVLLTLGATKPQIRAGMTYVVINLVASTLFVVGVALLYASTGSVSMADLAVKVADLPPGLRDAIGVLFLVTFGIKAGLFPLFFWLPDAYPTAPSPITAVFAGLLTKVGVYAIIRTQTLLFAPADGGASTLLLAVAGATMVVGVLGAVAQTDIKRILSFHIVSQIGYMILGLALFSLAGLAGAILYVVHHIVVKTALFCVGGAVEHRWGTSRLDDLGGVGRHAPLLAVLFGVAALALAGIPPFSGFVAKVALVTAALAGGHYAVVTAALVVSVLTLYSMTKIWAGAFWGQSPEDEPPPGDEPPPGDDATPGAHPVAAGGLATVVAPPTRGAAVPKPMLLATSLLVALSIGIAANAEAIHRYSAEAATELLDPAIYVDAVTTASERAR
- a CDS encoding Na(+)/H(+) antiporter subunit C, producing the protein MTGVLVVAVGILFALGTYLLLQRALTRIVIGLGLVGHGTNLLLLVVGGPAGRPPIVDTDPGDLSRYADPLPQALALTAIVIAFGVSAFLLTLAWRSFATTGTDEVEDDLEDRRVARLPEAEQPVRRGAAGDEAVR
- a CDS encoding MnhB domain-containing protein → MTTPESAFDRAAGRAEPSLILDVSTRAVFQAAVVFAVWLLAAGHNRPGGGFVGGLTISAALVLAYAGGGSRGLRQVLPLRPVTFLGVGMLVVQAAAVVPLLLGGSVLESAVLTVHLPLFGEVKLVTPLVFDTGVLLIVIGLVAKTLDTLGAVDPGAGPVAEAEDIAMGRARPGTSPDLPGGDGGEDRR